In Clostridiaceae bacterium, a single genomic region encodes these proteins:
- the guaA gene encoding glutamine-hydrolyzing GMP synthase codes for MKNEKIIVLNFGVNYSQLLGRRIREANVYCEILPYSTPVEKILSQEPKGLVLACPPESELGEKATEQKKKVLALNIPVLDDARLNKDTFDIQEGREIIKDFLFNKCNCTGDWEMSSFVEESVKKIKEKAEGKKVLCALSGGVDSSVSAVMVHKAIGKNLTCIFVDHGLLRKNEADQVERIFREKFDLNIIRIDAQDRFLAKLAGVTDPEKKRKIIGEEFIRVFEEEAKKIGAVDFLVQGTIYPDVLESADAEGKMVKSHHNVGGLPENIEFKEILEPLRLLFKDEVRKAGLVLGLPEELVWRQPFPGPGLAVRVIGEVNKEKLDILRDADYIFREEIARVGLDKEYSQYFAILTGMKSTGVRDESRTYEYTVALRAVITKDFMTAEWARIPYDVLDNVSRRIVKEVGQVNRVVYDVTSKPPATIEWE; via the coding sequence TTGAAGAATGAAAAAATAATAGTTTTAAATTTTGGAGTAAATTATTCACAATTATTAGGAAGAAGAATACGTGAAGCTAATGTTTATTGTGAAATACTGCCATACAGTACACCGGTGGAAAAAATACTGTCGCAGGAGCCTAAAGGTTTAGTATTGGCATGTCCTCCGGAGTCAGAACTTGGAGAAAAAGCCACTGAACAGAAGAAAAAAGTTCTTGCCCTTAATATACCTGTATTAGATGATGCAAGACTTAATAAAGATACCTTTGATATACAGGAAGGAAGGGAAATAATAAAGGATTTTCTGTTCAATAAATGCAATTGCACCGGCGACTGGGAAATGTCCTCCTTTGTTGAAGAGTCTGTTAAAAAGATTAAAGAAAAGGCAGAAGGCAAAAAGGTTTTATGCGCACTATCCGGAGGCGTGGATTCATCGGTGTCGGCAGTCATGGTACATAAAGCCATTGGGAAAAACCTTACCTGTATCTTTGTTGATCACGGACTTCTCAGGAAAAACGAGGCAGATCAGGTAGAAAGGATATTCAGGGAAAAATTTGATTTGAATATTATCAGGATTGATGCTCAGGACAGGTTTCTTGCAAAGCTTGCCGGCGTTACTGATCCGGAAAAGAAGAGAAAAATAATAGGTGAGGAATTCATAAGAGTTTTTGAAGAGGAGGCAAAAAAGATCGGGGCGGTAGATTTTCTTGTACAGGGTACAATATATCCTGATGTCCTGGAGAGTGCCGATGCAGAAGGGAAAATGGTTAAAAGTCACCATAACGTGGGTGGATTGCCGGAAAATATTGAATTTAAAGAAATATTGGAGCCTTTAAGACTACTATTTAAGGATGAAGTACGTAAAGCAGGATTGGTACTCGGACTGCCTGAAGAATTAGTATGGCGTCAGCCTTTCCCGGGCCCCGGCCTTGCTGTCAGAGTGATTGGAGAAGTGAATAAGGAAAAGCTTGATATACTTAGAGATGCAGACTATATTTTCAGAGAGGAAATTGCCCGGGTGGGGCTTGATAAAGAGTACAGCCAGTACTTTGCCATATTGACCGGTATGAAAAGCACAGGGGTGAGGGATGAATCCAGAACCTATGAGTATACCGTAGCTCTACGGGCTGTAATAACCAAGGATTTTATGACTGCAGAGTGGGCTAGAATACCCTACGACGTACTGGACAATGTTTCAAGACGCATAGTTAAGGAAGTGGGACAGGTCAACAGGGTGGTATATGATGTAACAAGCAAGCCGCCTGCAACAATTGAGTGGGAGTAA
- the purH gene encoding bifunctional phosphoribosylaminoimidazolecarboxamide formyltransferase/IMP cyclohydrolase — MERALISVSDKTGIVQFAQELHKLGIEIISTGGTANTLRNAGVKVTNISEITGFPECLDGRVKTLHPKIHGGLLAVRSNPQHMRELEELGIETIDIVVINLYPFKQTILKDNVQLEEAIENIDIGGPTMLRAAAKNYQDVVVIVDPADYQPILDELKYTGGVSIETKFRLAYKVFEHTSHYDTLISGYLRKKIGDNSFPETFTMTFEKAQDMRYGENPHQQAVFYKEVGAAPGTLVNAVQLHGKELSYNNINDANGALELLKEFEEPTVVAVKHANPCGVASADNIYEAYKKAYEADPVSIFGGIIAANREIDEATATEINKIFIEIVIAPSYTQKAFEILSSKKNIRILKLPDITEALPKDTYDMKKVPGGLLVQSINLDLFDMDSLQYVTENKPTPAQLEDMIFAMKVVKHTKSNAIVLAKDKQTIGVGPGQTNRIMAAKIAIEYGGNRTDGAVMASDAFFPFPDCVEAAAKAGVKAIIQPGGSVKDQESIDACNKYGIAMVFTGKRHFKH; from the coding sequence ATGGAAAGAGCATTAATCAGCGTATCTGACAAGACAGGAATAGTACAATTCGCACAGGAATTGCACAAACTTGGAATAGAGATTATATCTACAGGAGGTACTGCTAATACTCTCAGGAATGCCGGCGTAAAAGTAACAAACATTTCTGAAATTACAGGATTTCCTGAATGTTTGGATGGCAGGGTAAAAACATTACATCCCAAGATACATGGTGGACTTCTTGCAGTAAGGTCAAATCCGCAGCATATGAGGGAATTGGAAGAATTGGGTATAGAGACAATTGATATTGTGGTAATAAATTTATATCCATTTAAACAGACTATATTAAAGGATAATGTCCAGTTGGAAGAAGCTATAGAGAATATTGATATTGGCGGGCCAACTATGTTAAGAGCTGCAGCCAAGAATTACCAGGATGTAGTGGTGATTGTTGATCCTGCGGATTACCAGCCAATACTTGATGAATTAAAGTATACCGGCGGTGTATCTATTGAAACAAAATTCAGGTTAGCATATAAAGTATTCGAACATACCAGCCATTATGACACATTAATATCCGGATATTTAAGAAAAAAAATAGGAGACAATTCCTTCCCGGAAACTTTTACAATGACTTTTGAAAAGGCTCAGGATATGAGATATGGAGAAAATCCCCATCAGCAGGCTGTATTCTATAAAGAAGTTGGAGCTGCTCCAGGTACTCTGGTAAACGCCGTGCAATTACATGGTAAAGAGCTTTCCTATAACAATATTAATGACGCAAACGGCGCTCTTGAACTTCTTAAAGAATTTGAAGAACCTACTGTGGTTGCTGTAAAACATGCCAATCCCTGTGGAGTTGCAAGTGCTGACAATATCTATGAGGCATACAAGAAAGCTTATGAAGCTGACCCGGTTTCAATATTTGGCGGGATAATAGCTGCTAACAGAGAAATTGATGAGGCAACAGCAACTGAAATAAATAAAATATTTATTGAGATAGTAATTGCTCCTTCATACACTCAGAAAGCTTTTGAAATTCTCTCCAGCAAAAAGAATATCAGGATTCTTAAACTGCCTGACATTACAGAGGCTCTTCCGAAAGACACCTATGATATGAAGAAGGTTCCCGGAGGACTACTGGTTCAGAGCATTAACCTGGACCTCTTTGATATGGATTCCCTGCAATATGTAACTGAAAATAAACCTACTCCTGCTCAGTTGGAAGATATGATCTTTGCTATGAAGGTAGTTAAGCATACTAAATCTAACGCTATTGTTTTGGCTAAAGATAAACAAACAATTGGCGTGGGACCTGGACAGACAAACAGGATAATGGCTGCAAAAATTGCCATTGAGTATGGAGGAAACAGAACAGATGGCGCTGTAATGGCTTCTGACGCTTTCTTCCCCTTCCCGGATTGTGTGGAAGCGGCTGCAAAAGCCGGAGTAAAAGCCATTATACAACCAGGAGGTTCTGTAAAGGACCAGGAATCTATTGATGCATGCAATAAATATGGAATTGCAATGGTATTTACAGGAAAGAGGCATTTTAAGCATTAA
- the purD gene encoding phosphoribosylamine--glycine ligase: MKVLVVGSGGREHAIAWKIAQSPLVDKIYCAPGNGGISFIAECVPIKATDIEGIVSFSVDNNIDLVVVAPDDPLAAGMVDALEAAGIRAFGPVKKAAEIESSKVFAKSLMKKYGIPTAKYEVFEEYAPALDYLRNQEYPVVIKADGLALGKGVIIAHDFLEAEKALNLMMKDKIFGKAGDKVIIEEFLTGQEVSILAFTDGKTILPMVSSQDHKRALDNDKGLNTGGMGTFSPSRIYTPELAQCCMNEIFIPTVEAMNKEGRKFKGVLYFGLMVTKHGPKVLEYNSRFGDPETQVVLPRLESDIVEIFNAVIDEKLDTIDIKWNDKAAVCVILASGGYPEKYKTGYEISGLEDAKADSRIILFHASTKYANGKFFTSGGRVLGVTALGDTLDKAIKTAYEAVAKISFQDMHYRTDIGKK; this comes from the coding sequence ATGAAAGTATTGGTAGTTGGAAGCGGAGGCAGGGAGCATGCAATCGCATGGAAGATTGCACAAAGCCCGCTGGTTGATAAAATTTATTGCGCACCAGGCAATGGAGGAATATCTTTCATTGCAGAGTGTGTGCCTATAAAAGCGACAGATATTGAAGGGATAGTATCATTTTCAGTTGATAATAATATTGATCTGGTAGTAGTTGCACCGGATGATCCGCTGGCAGCAGGCATGGTGGATGCTTTGGAGGCAGCAGGTATACGTGCTTTCGGACCTGTTAAAAAAGCTGCTGAAATAGAATCCAGCAAGGTTTTCGCAAAAAGCCTCATGAAAAAGTATGGAATTCCAACAGCAAAGTATGAGGTATTTGAAGAATATGCACCTGCTCTGGATTATTTAAGGAATCAGGAGTACCCTGTTGTTATTAAGGCAGATGGTCTTGCACTAGGAAAAGGAGTTATAATTGCCCATGATTTTTTAGAGGCGGAAAAAGCCCTTAACCTTATGATGAAAGACAAGATTTTTGGAAAAGCAGGGGATAAAGTTATCATTGAAGAGTTTCTTACAGGCCAGGAGGTATCAATACTGGCATTTACAGATGGTAAGACAATTTTACCGATGGTAAGTTCTCAGGACCATAAAAGGGCTCTTGATAATGATAAAGGCCTTAATACTGGAGGAATGGGAACATTTTCACCCAGTAGGATCTATACTCCTGAACTGGCTCAATGCTGTATGAATGAAATTTTTATTCCTACTGTGGAGGCTATGAATAAGGAAGGCCGGAAATTTAAGGGAGTACTGTACTTTGGTCTTATGGTTACAAAACATGGCCCCAAAGTGCTTGAATATAATTCCAGGTTTGGTGATCCTGAAACCCAGGTTGTTCTTCCAAGGCTGGAAAGTGATATAGTTGAGATATTTAATGCAGTTATTGATGAGAAATTAGACACTATAGATATTAAATGGAATGATAAGGCTGCCGTATGTGTTATACTGGCATCCGGAGGATATCCTGAGAAGTATAAGACCGGATATGAAATCAGTGGTTTGGAGGATGCGAAAGCCGATAGCAGAATTATACTGTTCCATGCATCAACAAAATATGCTAACGGAAAATTCTTTACAAGTGGAGGAAGAGTGCTGGGGGTTACCGCGCTGGGTGATACACTGGATAAGGCAATAAAAACTGCATATGAGGCTGTAGCGAAAATCAGTTTTCAGGATATGCACTACAGGACAGATATAGGGAAGAAATAG
- a CDS encoding NCS2 family permease yields MESFFKLKENGTNVSTEIIAGLTTFFTMAYIIFVNPAMLSQVPGMPWGGVFLATIIAATVGTLVMGLFANVPYAQAPGMGLNAFFTYTVCFGLGFTWQQALAMVFICGVVNILITVTKIRKSIIKSIPVSLQNAIGGGIGIFIGYIGIKSAGFLNFTSDPGKNIILEGGTVIADSSAVPALVAFNTPEVLLALIGLIITIVLLVFKVKGAILIGIIATTIIGIPMGVVDISAAGTTANIGSVFSELGITFGAVFSKEGIGSLFSDASKLPLVLLTIFAFSLSDTFDTIGTFIGTGRKTGIFSEEDEKAMESSSGFKSKMDKALFADAIATSIGAIFGTSNTTTYVESAAGISAGGRTGLTSVTTAVLFIACIFLAPIAGLVPAAATAPALIAVGIMMMTAFKEIKWEDFEEATIGFFAGVFMALVYSISYGIAAGFIFYCLIKICKGKAKEIHPILAVATILFILNFILLAII; encoded by the coding sequence ATGGAGAGTTTCTTTAAGCTTAAGGAAAATGGTACAAATGTATCAACAGAAATTATTGCAGGTCTTACAACATTTTTCACCATGGCTTACATTATCTTTGTTAACCCTGCAATGTTGTCGCAAGTTCCGGGCATGCCATGGGGCGGAGTATTTCTTGCAACAATAATTGCAGCTACAGTAGGAACACTTGTTATGGGCCTGTTTGCAAATGTACCTTATGCACAAGCACCTGGTATGGGTTTAAATGCTTTCTTTACCTATACAGTATGCTTTGGCCTTGGTTTTACCTGGCAGCAGGCACTGGCTATGGTATTTATTTGTGGTGTGGTAAATATACTTATTACAGTTACAAAAATTCGTAAATCAATAATCAAGTCAATTCCTGTCAGCTTGCAAAATGCAATCGGTGGAGGTATTGGAATATTTATAGGTTATATTGGAATTAAGAGCGCAGGATTCCTCAATTTTACTTCTGATCCAGGCAAAAACATTATTTTAGAGGGCGGTACAGTAATCGCTGATTCAAGTGCAGTTCCTGCTCTGGTGGCCTTTAATACTCCAGAAGTTCTTCTGGCTTTGATCGGACTAATTATAACCATAGTTTTACTGGTATTTAAAGTAAAAGGAGCAATTTTAATAGGAATTATTGCAACAACTATTATTGGTATCCCTATGGGAGTTGTTGATATTTCAGCTGCAGGTACTACTGCTAATATCGGATCAGTATTTTCTGAGCTTGGAATAACTTTCGGGGCAGTTTTCAGCAAGGAAGGAATAGGCTCACTGTTTAGTGATGCATCTAAATTACCACTCGTATTATTAACTATTTTTGCTTTCAGCTTATCCGATACTTTTGATACCATTGGTACTTTTATTGGAACAGGACGTAAAACCGGCATTTTCAGTGAAGAAGATGAAAAGGCAATGGAGTCCAGTTCAGGCTTCAAATCCAAAATGGACAAAGCTTTGTTTGCAGATGCAATAGCAACTTCAATTGGTGCTATATTCGGAACTTCCAATACTACAACTTATGTTGAGAGTGCAGCAGGTATAAGTGCTGGCGGACGTACAGGTCTTACAAGTGTTACCACAGCAGTATTGTTCATAGCATGTATATTCCTTGCACCTATTGCAGGGCTTGTTCCGGCAGCTGCAACTGCACCTGCTTTAATAGCAGTAGGTATTATGATGATGACAGCTTTCAAAGAAATTAAGTGGGAAGATTTTGAAGAAGCAACCATTGGTTTCTTTGCAGGTGTGTTTATGGCTCTTGTATACAGCATTTCTTACGGAATAGCAGCAGGATTTATCTTCTACTGCTTAATAAAGATATGCAAAGGTAAAGCCAAAGAAATCCATCCGATACTTGCTGTAGCTACAATACTCTTTATTCTGAATTTTATATTGCTGGCAATTATTTAA
- a CDS encoding phosphoribosylformylglycinamidine cyclo-ligase: MISYKDAGVNVEAGYEAVRLMREHVKRTFRPEVLTDIGGFGGLFSLDKNKYTEPVLVSGTDGVGTKLKIAFLLEKHDTIGIDCVAMCVNDIICSGAEPLFFLDYIAVGKNYPEKIAQIVKGVSQGCIMAGCALIGGETAEMPGFYSEDEYDIAGFAVGVVEKSKIIDGSKIKEGDKLIGLASSGIHSNGYSLVRKLLNPNKEKLNEYVSSLGSNLGEQLLKPTRIYVKTILDLIEKYEVKGISHITGGGFIENIPRMIPEGLRAEVELGSWPVLPIFKLLQKTGDIKDREMYNTFNMGIGMVLAVDAELSGEIVNYLNKDSEQAYIIGEIKKGESGLDLC, encoded by the coding sequence ATGATTAGTTATAAGGATGCAGGGGTTAATGTGGAAGCCGGCTATGAAGCTGTAAGACTGATGCGCGAACATGTAAAAAGAACTTTCCGTCCTGAAGTATTGACTGATATAGGAGGCTTCGGAGGTCTTTTCTCACTTGATAAAAATAAATATACCGAACCTGTTCTGGTTTCAGGAACCGATGGCGTTGGTACAAAACTTAAAATTGCCTTCCTTCTGGAAAAGCATGACACAATAGGGATAGATTGTGTTGCTATGTGTGTTAATGATATTATATGCAGTGGTGCTGAACCTTTGTTCTTTTTGGATTATATTGCAGTAGGCAAGAACTACCCCGAAAAAATAGCACAAATTGTAAAAGGTGTGTCCCAAGGATGTATAATGGCAGGATGCGCACTGATCGGGGGAGAAACTGCTGAAATGCCGGGCTTTTATTCAGAAGATGAATATGATATTGCCGGTTTTGCTGTTGGTGTAGTTGAAAAGAGCAAAATAATAGACGGAAGCAAGATTAAAGAGGGAGACAAACTGATTGGCCTTGCATCTTCGGGTATCCACAGCAATGGTTATTCTTTGGTAAGGAAACTTCTAAACCCTAATAAGGAAAAACTTAATGAATATGTAAGTTCACTTGGCTCAAACCTTGGTGAACAATTACTGAAGCCTACCAGAATTTATGTTAAAACCATATTAGACTTAATTGAAAAATATGAAGTAAAAGGAATATCCCATATTACCGGCGGAGGATTTATTGAAAACATTCCAAGAATGATACCCGAAGGTTTAAGAGCTGAGGTTGAATTAGGTTCCTGGCCTGTCCTTCCGATTTTTAAGTTATTGCAAAAAACAGGAGATATAAAAGATAGAGAAATGTATAATACATTCAATATGGGTATAGGAATGGTGCTGGCTGTGGATGCTGAGCTTTCTGGTGAGATTGTAAATTATCTGAATAAGGATTCAGAACAAGCATATATTATCGGTGAAATTAAAAAAGGGGAGTCAGGATTGGATTTATGCTGA
- a CDS encoding TIGR01212 family radical SAM protein (This family includes YhcC from E. coli K-12, an uncharacterized radical SAM protein.), whose protein sequence is MRLYYKFSDFLKNRYGAKVYKLPVNIPVSCPNRDGKLGRGGCIFCGEEGAGFENLSCNLSVTRQLEINSEYIGKRYGSGKYIAYFQNYSNTYLPYQQFKKYIMEACIEGIAAIYISTRPDCVNETYIEFLEELSGDKGIDIVLEIGLQTVNYHTLEKLNRKHGLAEFIDAAIRIKKHNLGVCAHYIIDLPMDDMDDVIEGAKILSALGVDQVKCHSMYILEGTPMGEMYKTGEIQPVTLEEYLERIILFMEYLDPGIVIQRLVGRAPADRTLFCNWGLSWWRIVDLIEEKMKKEMRFQGKKFNYLNGGRVTIEE, encoded by the coding sequence ATGAGACTGTACTATAAGTTTTCTGACTTTTTAAAAAATAGATATGGAGCAAAGGTGTACAAGCTGCCGGTGAATATTCCGGTTTCCTGTCCCAACAGGGATGGAAAGCTGGGAAGAGGTGGATGTATTTTTTGCGGAGAAGAAGGAGCAGGGTTTGAAAACCTGTCTTGCAACCTAAGTGTAACCAGGCAGCTTGAAATTAATTCTGAATATATAGGTAAAAGATATGGGAGCGGAAAGTATATTGCGTACTTTCAGAATTACTCCAATACATATCTTCCCTACCAACAATTTAAAAAATATATAATGGAAGCATGTATAGAAGGAATAGCAGCCATATACATATCTACCAGGCCTGATTGTGTTAATGAAACCTATATTGAGTTCCTTGAGGAGTTATCCGGAGACAAGGGCATTGATATAGTTCTTGAAATAGGACTCCAAACAGTCAATTACCATACTCTGGAAAAACTCAACAGGAAGCATGGGCTTGCTGAGTTCATAGATGCGGCAATTCGGATAAAGAAACATAATTTGGGTGTATGTGCCCATTATATTATCGATTTACCCATGGATGATATGGATGATGTAATAGAAGGTGCAAAAATACTTTCAGCCCTGGGGGTGGATCAGGTTAAATGCCATTCCATGTATATTCTTGAAGGGACTCCAATGGGAGAAATGTATAAAACAGGTGAAATACAGCCGGTTACCCTTGAGGAGTATCTGGAAAGAATTATACTATTTATGGAATATCTTGATCCTGGCATTGTTATTCAAAGATTGGTTGGACGTGCGCCTGCTGACAGAACTCTTTTCTGCAACTGGGGACTGAGCTGGTGGAGAATAGTTGATTTAATTGAAGAAAAAATGAAAAAAGAAATGAGATTTCAAGGTAAAAAATTTAATTATCTGAATGGAGGTAGAGTTACTATTGAAGAATGA
- the purE gene encoding 5-(carboxyamino)imidazole ribonucleotide mutase has protein sequence MKKEPKVLLVMGSDSDFPVLEGCIKLLKQFGVFVQVLVCSAHRTPDKAAEYAKTAEENGFDVIIAAAGKAAHLPGVLAAYTPLPVIGVPIKSSTMDGLDSLLSIVQMPSGIPVATVAIDGGDNAALLAIQILSVGYSELREKMKEYKIQLARKVEEKNKALQEKLLGGIL, from the coding sequence ATGAAAAAGGAACCAAAGGTTTTATTAGTAATGGGAAGTGATTCGGATTTTCCCGTACTTGAAGGATGTATAAAATTATTGAAGCAATTTGGCGTTTTTGTTCAGGTGTTGGTTTGTTCGGCGCACCGTACTCCGGATAAAGCGGCAGAATATGCCAAAACAGCAGAGGAGAACGGCTTTGACGTTATTATTGCTGCTGCTGGAAAGGCAGCTCATCTGCCAGGTGTTTTAGCGGCGTATACACCTCTGCCTGTGATAGGTGTACCTATTAAATCTTCCACAATGGACGGCCTTGACTCACTTCTTTCCATAGTGCAGATGCCAAGCGGAATTCCTGTTGCCACAGTTGCCATAGACGGAGGGGATAATGCCGCACTTCTGGCTATCCAGATATTATCGGTGGGATACAGTGAACTTAGAGAAAAAATGAAAGAATATAAAATCCAGTTAGCCAGAAAGGTTGAAGAAAAAAACAAGGCTTTACAGGAAAAGCTGCTTGGAGGGATACTATGA
- a CDS encoding amidophosphoribosyltransferase — protein MIYDPVKDKFRDECGVFGIYSNDNLDVARLAFYAMYALQHRGEESSGIAVNDSGTILNHKNTGLISEIFNDVILNHLKGQSAIGHVRSSYEGSNTIENAQPMLIKYRSGQLALAHNGSLTNSLELRESLEEKGAMFQTSSDTEIVANLISRYSVFNSSIEDILTKVMKDIKGSYAMTILTPEHLIGLRDPLGIRPLCIGAIGNSYVIASESSGLDAVGASFLRDVKPGEIVIIDKNGLRSVQAVESKESRLCIFEFVYFARPDSYIDGASVHHARVEAGRILAREHPADADLVIGAPDSGINAALGFSRESGIPYGQGLLKNKYVGRTFILPEQAQREIGVRIKFNVLRDEIEGKRIVMVDDSIVRGTTTMRIVQLLKNAGAKEVHMRVSSPPCKFPCYYGIDISSSKQLVASNYSEEEIRKMIGADSIGYLSLEGLLKSPIGSKCGFCTACFNGDYPIDISQSACKNICGNSTKKQEEI, from the coding sequence ATGATTTATGATCCTGTAAAAGATAAATTCAGAGATGAATGCGGAGTTTTCGGGATATACAGTAATGACAATTTAGATGTGGCACGTCTTGCATTTTATGCCATGTATGCTTTGCAGCACAGAGGCGAAGAAAGCTCAGGAATTGCTGTAAATGATTCAGGAACCATACTTAATCATAAAAATACAGGATTAATTTCCGAGATTTTTAATGATGTTATCCTGAACCATTTAAAGGGTCAATCTGCCATAGGCCATGTCAGGTCTTCCTACGAAGGCAGCAATACCATAGAAAATGCACAGCCCATGTTAATAAAGTATAGAAGCGGCCAGCTGGCTCTGGCTCATAACGGAAGTCTTACTAATTCCTTAGAACTAAGAGAAAGTCTGGAAGAAAAGGGAGCCATGTTCCAGACATCAAGCGATACAGAAATTGTAGCTAATCTTATATCCAGATACAGTGTATTCAACAGCAGTATTGAAGATATTTTAACTAAAGTTATGAAGGATATTAAAGGATCCTATGCCATGACTATTTTAACACCCGAGCATCTTATAGGCTTAAGGGATCCTTTGGGCATCAGGCCTTTATGCATAGGAGCTATTGGCAATTCATATGTAATTGCCTCTGAATCCAGCGGCCTTGATGCTGTAGGAGCAAGCTTTTTAAGGGATGTAAAACCTGGAGAAATAGTGATAATTGACAAGAATGGACTAAGATCTGTCCAGGCTGTAGAAAGTAAAGAATCCCGCCTTTGTATATTTGAATTTGTATATTTTGCAAGACCTGACAGTTATATAGACGGAGCAAGTGTCCATCATGCAAGGGTAGAAGCCGGAAGAATCCTTGCCAGGGAACATCCTGCCGATGCAGATCTTGTCATAGGAGCTCCTGACAGTGGTATCAATGCAGCATTGGGATTTTCAAGAGAATCAGGCATACCGTACGGACAGGGACTCCTGAAAAACAAGTATGTTGGAAGAACTTTTATTCTTCCCGAGCAGGCACAAAGAGAAATAGGGGTAAGAATAAAGTTTAATGTTTTGCGGGACGAGATTGAGGGAAAACGTATAGTAATGGTAGATGATTCAATTGTCAGAGGCACAACAACCATGCGAATTGTACAGCTTTTAAAAAATGCAGGGGCTAAAGAAGTTCATATGAGAGTAAGCTCTCCTCCCTGCAAATTTCCCTGCTACTACGGTATAGATATTTCATCCAGTAAGCAATTGGTGGCCTCAAATTATTCTGAAGAAGAAATCAGAAAGATGATAGGCGCAGACAGTATAGGGTACCTGAGCCTTGAAGGACTGCTTAAATCTCCAATAGGTTCAAAATGCGGATTCTGTACTGCCTGCTTCAATGGAGATTATCCTATTGATATATCCCAAAGTGCATGTAAAAATATATGTGGGAACAGTACCAAGAAACAGGAGGAGATTTGA
- a CDS encoding phosphoribosylglycinamide formyltransferase, translating into MLKIGVLVSGGGSNLQSIIDKIETGYLKNCSIQIVISSRKDAYALERAKKHGIPAVFIGRKSFATPEEYDKAMVEKLSEYNIDLVVLAGFFAQLGEMMLKTYKNRIINIHPSLIPSFCGKGYYGIIPHQKALEYGVKVTGATVHFVEAEYDSGPIIIQKPVYVKDDDTPETLQRRVMEEAEWIILPEAIKLFSEKRLILEGRKVRILSPR; encoded by the coding sequence ATGCTGAAAATTGGTGTGTTGGTTTCCGGAGGAGGGAGCAATCTACAATCAATTATAGATAAGATTGAAACCGGCTATTTAAAGAACTGTTCTATACAAATTGTCATATCCAGCAGAAAAGACGCCTATGCCTTGGAGAGAGCCAAAAAGCATGGTATACCTGCTGTTTTTATAGGAAGAAAGAGCTTTGCAACTCCGGAAGAATATGATAAAGCTATGGTCGAAAAGCTTTCAGAATATAACATTGACCTTGTAGTGCTGGCAGGTTTTTTTGCACAATTGGGAGAGATGATGCTAAAGACCTATAAGAACAGAATTATTAATATACATCCTTCCCTCATACCTTCTTTTTGCGGTAAAGGATATTATGGAATAATACCTCATCAGAAGGCGCTCGAATACGGAGTAAAGGTAACCGGAGCTACAGTGCATTTTGTTGAGGCTGAATATGATTCGGGACCAATAATAATACAAAAACCTGTGTATGTTAAAGATGATGATACACCGGAGACTTTACAGAGAAGAGTTATGGAAGAAGCTGAATGGATAATTTTACCTGAAGCAATTAAACTCTTTTCTGAAAAGAGGTTGATTTTGGAGGGGAGAAAAGTAAGAATTCTTTCTCCCCGTTAG